In one Steroidobacteraceae bacterium genomic region, the following are encoded:
- a CDS encoding YbjQ family protein, producing MLVTTQDLFADYQITATLGLVRGNTVRSRHIGKDIVAGLRSIVGGEIPEYTKMLAEAREQALDRMQAQARKLGADGIVTVRFVTSTILGGAAELLAFGTAVKLARR from the coding sequence ATGCTAGTGACGACCCAGGATCTTTTTGCAGACTATCAAATCACTGCGACGCTGGGATTAGTGCGAGGCAACACCGTGCGCTCGCGCCACATTGGCAAGGACATCGTGGCGGGTCTGCGCAGCATCGTGGGTGGCGAGATCCCCGAATACACCAAAATGCTCGCCGAGGCGCGCGAACAGGCGCTCGACCGCATGCAGGCCCAGGCCCGCAAACTCGGGGCAGATGGTATTGTCACTGTGCGCTTTGTAACGTCGACTATTCTGGGTGGTGCCGCCGAATTGCTGGCTTTCGGCACGGCGGTCAAACTGGCGAGGCGCTAA
- the uvrB gene encoding excinuclease ABC subunit UvrB has translation MKEQRTFQLQSNYSPAGDQPQAIAALIEGLASGLAHQTLLGVTGSGKTYTIANVIAAVQRPALVLAHNKTLAAQLYGEFREFFPNNAVEYFVSYYDYYQPEAYVPASDTYIEKDASINDHIEQMRLSATKSLLERSDSIIVATVSSIYGLGDPQAYLAMVLHLQRGEALDQRRLLRRLADMQYTRNELDLTAGCYRVRGDVIDIFPAESEREGVRVELFDDTIETLSLFDPLTGEVLRKLPRYTVYPGSHYVTPRERILQAVEQIKGELAVRLKELRAASKLVEAQRLEQRTLFDMEMMQEVGYCAGIENYSRYLSGRESGEPPPCLFDYLPQNALLVVDESHQTIPQLGAMYRGDRSRKETLVEYGFRLPSALDNRPLKFEEWESLAPQMIFVSATPGGYEARHAGQVVELVARPTGLLDPQVSVRPVATQVDDVLSEINHCVNRGERVLITTLTKRMAEDLTEYLHDHGIRVRYLHSDVETVERVEIIRDLRLGRFDVLVGINLLREGLDMPEVALVAILDADKEGFLRSDNSLIQTIGRAARNIHGRAILYADRITGSMKRAIEETERRRSKQQQFNEAHGIEPRGIVKAVTDVMEGARSEGKRGRDSAASRSRKSGDSTGTVAHLGPEQVARRVKELESAMLKAARNLEFERAAQLRDEIAALKRSGFGPDGRLAG, from the coding sequence GTGAAAGAACAGCGCACATTCCAGTTGCAGTCGAATTACTCCCCGGCCGGCGACCAGCCGCAGGCGATTGCAGCGCTGATCGAGGGCCTGGCGAGTGGTCTCGCCCACCAGACACTCCTCGGTGTCACCGGGTCGGGCAAGACCTACACCATTGCGAATGTTATTGCTGCGGTGCAGAGGCCGGCGCTCGTTCTGGCGCACAACAAGACACTGGCTGCGCAATTGTACGGAGAGTTTCGCGAATTCTTTCCCAACAACGCCGTCGAGTATTTCGTTTCCTATTACGACTACTACCAACCCGAAGCCTATGTGCCGGCGAGCGACACCTATATCGAGAAGGATGCGTCGATAAACGATCACATCGAGCAAATGCGACTGTCGGCAACCAAGTCCCTGCTCGAGCGTTCCGACTCCATTATCGTCGCCACAGTGTCTTCCATCTACGGATTGGGCGACCCCCAGGCCTATTTGGCCATGGTCCTGCATCTGCAGAGGGGCGAGGCCCTGGATCAGCGCCGACTGTTACGTCGCCTGGCCGACATGCAATACACGCGCAATGAACTTGACCTGACAGCCGGTTGTTATCGTGTGCGGGGCGATGTCATCGACATCTTTCCGGCGGAGTCCGAACGGGAGGGCGTCCGGGTGGAGCTGTTCGACGACACCATCGAAACGCTGTCTCTTTTCGATCCGTTGACCGGCGAAGTGTTGCGCAAGTTGCCCCGTTACACGGTCTATCCCGGATCGCATTACGTGACTCCGCGCGAGCGCATTCTTCAGGCGGTCGAGCAGATCAAGGGTGAGTTGGCGGTTCGTTTGAAGGAGTTGCGCGCTGCGAGCAAGTTGGTCGAGGCGCAGCGCCTTGAGCAGCGTACGCTGTTCGATATGGAGATGATGCAGGAAGTCGGTTATTGCGCGGGCATCGAGAACTATTCGCGCTACCTGTCCGGACGCGAATCCGGTGAGCCGCCACCCTGTTTGTTCGACTATCTGCCGCAGAACGCGTTGCTGGTGGTCGACGAGAGCCACCAGACGATCCCGCAACTTGGCGCAATGTACCGGGGCGATCGTTCGCGCAAGGAAACGCTGGTGGAGTATGGCTTTCGACTGCCGTCGGCCCTTGACAATCGCCCCCTGAAATTCGAAGAGTGGGAATCCCTGGCGCCGCAGATGATTTTTGTCTCTGCAACCCCGGGTGGCTACGAAGCGCGTCATGCCGGACAGGTGGTCGAGCTGGTGGCCCGGCCGACCGGACTGCTCGATCCGCAGGTCAGCGTTCGACCGGTGGCAACTCAGGTCGACGATGTGCTCTCGGAGATCAACCACTGCGTCAATCGCGGCGAACGTGTGCTCATAACTACACTGACCAAGCGCATGGCCGAGGATCTGACCGAGTACCTGCACGATCACGGCATTCGAGTTCGCTATCTTCACTCTGACGTCGAGACCGTGGAGCGAGTGGAAATCATCCGCGACCTGCGACTGGGCCGGTTCGATGTACTGGTGGGTATCAATCTCCTGCGCGAGGGACTGGACATGCCCGAGGTGGCATTGGTTGCCATTCTCGATGCCGACAAGGAAGGCTTTCTGCGCTCGGACAATTCCCTCATCCAGACGATCGGGCGCGCGGCCCGCAATATTCACGGCCGTGCCATCCTGTACGCGGATCGAATCACCGGTTCGATGAAAAGGGCGATCGAAGAGACAGAGCGTCGACGCAGCAAGCAGCAGCAGTTCAACGAGGCTCACGGGATCGAGCCGCGCGGAATCGTCAAGGCGGTCACGGACGTCATGGAAGGGGCGCGCTCGGAGGGCAAGCGCGGCCGGGATAGTGCAGCCAGTCGTTCGCGAAAGTCGGGCGATTCGACTGGCACGGTCGCGCACCTTGGGCCGGAGCAGGTCGCGCGACGCGTCAAGGAGCTGGAATCGGCGATGCTCAAGGCGGCGCGCAACCTCGAGTTCGAGCGTGCGGCGCAATTGCGGGACGAAATCGCGGCGCTGAAACGCTCGGGTTTCGGCCCAGACGGGCGGCTTGCCGGCTGA
- the thrS gene encoding threonine--tRNA ligase, translated as MPTVTLPDGSQRQFPSPPTVAEVAAAIGAGLAKAAIAGRVDGQLVDTSHAIDRDAHVEIVTAKDPVALEIIRHSTAHLLAQAVQQLFPKAQVTIGPVIEDGFYYDFAFERPFTPEDLEAIEKRMQELAAADLVVMRTEMARDAAVQFFRDKGEIYKAEIIAAIPSGEPISLYGQGDWVDLCRGPHVPSTGFLKAFKLMKVAGAYWRGDSRNEMLQRIYGTAWLDKKQLEAYLHRLAEAEKRDHRRIGRELDLFHMQEEAPGAVFWHPKGWQVFQRLVAFMRDRQTAAAFQEVNAPELMDASLWQQSGHLEKFGENMYLTQTPDERKYAIKPMNCPGHVQIFRHGLRSYRDLPIRFAEFGKVHRYEPSGALHGLMRVRAFTQDDAHVFCTEDQITDESVAVTRLILDIYRDFGFDDVAIKFSDRPPQRVGDDAIWDRAEAALKQAARAAGIEYSHNPGEGAFYGPKLEFVLRDAIGRDWQCGTLQVDFNMPGRLGAYYIDEASQKRTPVMLHRAIFGSLERFLGILIEHHAGRLPAWLAPVQVVVMNITDRQQGYVEKISDFLKNQGVRVESDLRNEKVGYKIREHTLMRVPYLVIAGDKEVSANQVSVRSRSGKDLGAMSPEAFAAGLKAEVDSRGRTLLEG; from the coding sequence ATGCCTACTGTGACGCTGCCTGATGGCAGCCAACGCCAGTTTCCGAGTCCACCGACGGTTGCCGAAGTCGCTGCCGCCATCGGCGCAGGGCTTGCCAAGGCCGCGATCGCCGGCCGAGTCGATGGTCAGCTGGTCGACACCAGCCACGCCATCGATCGGGATGCGCATGTCGAGATTGTCACCGCGAAGGATCCGGTGGCGCTTGAAATCATTCGGCATTCCACGGCACATCTTCTCGCCCAGGCGGTTCAGCAGTTGTTCCCCAAAGCGCAGGTAACTATCGGCCCTGTGATCGAAGACGGATTCTATTACGACTTTGCCTTCGAACGGCCGTTCACGCCCGAAGACCTCGAGGCCATCGAGAAGCGCATGCAGGAGCTGGCTGCGGCCGACCTCGTAGTCATGCGCACGGAGATGGCGCGCGATGCCGCCGTGCAGTTCTTCCGCGACAAAGGCGAAATCTATAAAGCCGAGATCATCGCGGCGATTCCCTCGGGCGAACCGATCAGCCTGTACGGGCAGGGCGACTGGGTCGATCTGTGCCGCGGTCCTCACGTGCCCTCGACCGGATTTCTGAAGGCATTCAAGTTGATGAAGGTCGCCGGCGCGTATTGGCGCGGCGATTCACGCAACGAAATGCTGCAACGCATCTACGGTACGGCCTGGCTCGACAAAAAGCAGCTCGAGGCCTATCTGCATCGGCTCGCGGAGGCGGAAAAGCGTGACCATCGGCGCATCGGCCGCGAACTCGACTTGTTCCATATGCAGGAAGAGGCTCCGGGTGCGGTTTTCTGGCATCCGAAGGGATGGCAGGTCTTCCAGCGCCTGGTCGCGTTCATGCGCGACCGTCAAACTGCGGCCGCCTTCCAGGAGGTCAATGCGCCGGAACTCATGGACGCGAGCCTGTGGCAGCAATCCGGTCACCTCGAGAAGTTTGGCGAGAACATGTATCTCACCCAGACACCCGACGAGCGCAAGTACGCGATCAAACCGATGAATTGCCCGGGGCATGTGCAGATATTCCGTCACGGCCTGCGTAGCTACCGCGACCTGCCCATTCGTTTTGCCGAGTTCGGCAAGGTGCATCGCTACGAGCCGTCAGGTGCCTTGCATGGCTTGATGCGCGTTCGTGCATTCACCCAGGATGACGCGCACGTGTTTTGCACCGAGGACCAAATCACGGACGAGTCGGTCGCGGTGACCCGACTTATCCTCGATATCTACCGCGACTTTGGCTTCGACGACGTGGCGATCAAATTCTCCGATCGGCCACCACAGCGGGTGGGCGACGATGCTATCTGGGACCGCGCGGAGGCCGCCCTGAAGCAGGCCGCGCGGGCAGCAGGTATCGAATACAGCCACAACCCGGGCGAGGGCGCGTTCTATGGACCGAAGCTCGAGTTCGTCCTGCGGGACGCAATTGGCCGCGACTGGCAATGCGGTACCTTGCAGGTCGATTTCAACATGCCTGGGCGCCTCGGGGCCTATTACATCGATGAGGCGAGCCAGAAGCGCACGCCCGTCATGCTGCACCGGGCGATATTCGGCTCGCTGGAGCGGTTCCTGGGCATTCTGATCGAGCATCATGCCGGGCGCTTGCCAGCCTGGCTGGCGCCGGTGCAGGTCGTCGTCATGAACATCACCGACCGGCAGCAGGGTTACGTCGAAAAAATCTCAGATTTTCTTAAAAATCAGGGAGTTCGGGTCGAATCCGACTTGCGTAACGAAAAGGTGGGCTATAAGATTCGCGAACACACGTTGATGCGGGTTCCGTATCTCGTGATCGCGGGCGACAAGGAAGTGTCTGCCAATCAGGTTTCTGTGCGCTCCCGCAGTGGCAAGGATTTAGGTGCCATGAGTCCCGAAGCATTCGCTGCGGGACTCAAGGCAGAGGTCGATAGCCGCGGGCGCACGCTTTTGGAGGGTTGA